The DNA region CGAATGTTTGAGACGTTTGAAAACTTGCAAATCTTAGATGCACTTGCCGGTAAAGATGATGGCAAAGCAGCTTTTATCAATATCCATCCCGGTGCCGGTGGTACCGAATCTCAAGACTGGGCTGATATGTTACTGCGAATGTACACAAGGTTTTGTGAACAAAAAGGGTATCGTGCGGAACTTGTGGATTACCAACCGGGAGAAACTGCAGGCATCAAGAATGCTACACTCTACATCCAAGGGGATCATCCTTTTGGTTATTTAAAATGTGAATCCGGTGTACACCGTTTGGTTCGTATCTCTCCTTTTGATTCCAATAAAAGAAGACATACTTCCTTTGCTTCAGTTTATGTAACGCCGGAAGTCGATGATGACATCCAAGTGAACATCGAAGAAAAAGACCTTCGTGTGGATGTGTATCGCTCTTCTGGTGCTGGGGGACAACACGTAAACACAACAGACTCTGCTGTGCGAATTACACATATCCCTACAGGAGTTGTCGTTTCTTGTCAGATGGAAAGATCCCAAATCAAAAACCGTGATACTGCGATGAAGATGCTTCGTGCTCGTTTGTATGAAATGGAAAAACAAAAAGCCGAAGAAGAAAACGCTAAAAAAGCCGGTGAAAAACGTGATATCTCTTGGGGATCACAAATTCGAAGTTATGTGTTTCATCCATACAATTTAGTAAAAGACCATAGAACTGATTTTGAAACAGGAAACGTTCATGCCGTGATGGATGGAGACTTGGAAGATTTTATCATTGCTTATTTAAAATACCTGACAAACCAAAAGGCAAACGCGAAAGTATAACCAAATGTCTGTAAAACAGGATATTTCCGGTACTTTAAGGAAAATCCAAAAAGAAATTCAACAACTTCCGAATATTACGGATCGATTGAATTTCATTTTGGACATGACTCTAACTTTGTTTGGAGCTTCTACCGGTAGTATTTCAATTATGGATCAGGAAGAAAAAGTCCTCACCATTGTGGCTGCCAAAGGGATGGATTGGGAAAAGAAAATCGCCGCCAAACTTCCATTTAACTTGGGTGTGACTGGTCGCGCTGCCTCCACCAGAGAAATTATTTACGTTCCTGATGTAACTTTAGATAAAGACTATGTAAAACTCATCGAAACCGTTCGTTCTGAACTTGCTATTCCTCTTGTTACAAGAGATTCCACCATTGGAGTTTTGAACTTAGAATCGGATAAGGTAAATTTTTTCTCACCTGACATTATCAACCAGGCCACATTATTTGCATCTCAGTTAACAATTGTTATTTTAGAAGAACGAATTGCTAAAGAAGCTTTTGAAAAATCCAAACGAGAAGAAGATCCAGTTGAAGAAATTCTTGGTTATGATCCTAGTATTTTATTTTTAAAACATAGAATTCGGCAAGTGGGCCCTTCTGATACATCGGTGATGATCATTGGCGAGGAAGGTGCTGGAAAAAATTTAATCGCTAAGGCCTTACATTATATCTCCCAAAGAAAGAACGGCCCATTTTTTACTGTTGATTGTTCTGGTCTTAGTTATGAATTATTAGAAGCAGAACTTTTCGGTGCTCAAAGTGGAAAAATATTCAATCCAGGAAAGTTGGAACAAGCCAACGGTGGATCATTATACATTGAATCTATTGGCGATTTACCATCAAATTTACAAACAAGATTATTTCATACCTTAAGGGATAAAACAATGCCAAATCCTTCTGCCAAAAAGAAGGACGAAGTTTTAAATATCAGAATTTTTACAGGTAGCAAAAGAGATTTATTAGAAGATATTCAGAAAGAAACTTTTTCGATGGATTTGTATTATCGCCTAGCAGAAGTTCCGTTACGTGTCTCACCGTTACGCGAACGAAGAGGGGATGTCCCACTTCTCGCACATCACTTTTTATATCAATACAACAAACAATATGGAAGAAACAAAACGTTTTCGACAGATGCTTTAAGAGCTCTCACGGGTATGCCCTGGAGTGGAAATGTAAGACAATTACAAAGTGTCATTCAATATGCTGTGCTTGTCCCGCCAGAAACGGTACTAGAACCTCATTCCTTTTCGCAAGATGGGAAACGTGACACTGAGGTTCCAACAAAGGTTCAGAGTTTTGGTGTTGGTACAGAGATTCTTTCTCCTTCGGAAAATTTATCTCTCAATATCGCCATTGAACGATTGGAGGCAATTTGGATTAAAGAGGCCTTCCAACGAGTTTCCACTCAAGAAGAGGCAGCCAAACTTCTAGGAATTAGCCGAGGTTCTTTGCAATATAAGATCAAAAATAACCAATTTCTGGACGGATTCAACACCTAAAGTCAGAAAAGAATGGATAGATTGGCCTCATCTGTCGATATGATTACTAAGGAGCTTTCACGTGGCAGATAGTTATTACCGTACCATCAGTGGTAAACAATATGATAATGAATTGTTAGAAATTGCTGAAAAAGCCACCAAACGTAGCAAAGCTCCCATTGGTAAAAACGTCGCCAAGACCTTATTTGATGCCATTAAAGATGGCGGTGATTATACAGATGTAGAAAAACGGACTGTAAAATACATTCGAGACAATTTTAAGTTTAGCCCTGAAGCTGATGAATACCTTCGTTCGGAAATTCGTAAGTGGGCAGCAAAAATTTCTGTTCCTGCTGCAAAGAAAAAATCTTCAACTAAGGCTTCTGCAAAAAAAGAAACTACTACAAAACGAAGTTCTGCTCGTTCTTCTAAGTCTTCGGTGGAAGGATTCACACCTTATACCGACAGTTATGAGTTTGGTGAAACATCTCATGACGAAATAGCTCCTACACCTGAATACAATGAACTAGTTGCTCTAAATAAATTTCAAATCACACCAAAACAAAATCGACTTGGAAGAATTATTTTACTCAGTTTGATATTCGTATTTTTTATAGTTCTCATCATTTTTGGAATCCGTAGTTGCAATCGAAGTTCGAAATCCTCAGAAAACATAAACCAAGAAACAAATGTTTCTTCGGAATCAACAGGATCACGATCTTTGGAACGAGTGGAATTATCGCAAGGTAAGGTATCTAGCCGGTTTGAATCCAGAGCTTCGGCCATCCGTTATATCAATGATTTACAAATTCGTTTTATCAAACAAAGTATGCAAACAGAAGATAGTGCGAATGATAAAATTGCAACTCTAGCAGAAGCATTAAAAGCATATCCAGGTGTTCGGATTCGAGTGAAAGGCCATACTTGTTTTATTGGTGAAATGGATGAAAATAAAATTTTATCTGATGAACGTGCGAAATTTATCTTTGATGAACTAGTAAAAAATGGTGTCAGCGCGACACAACTCGACTATCGTGGGTTTGGTGAAACAGCAGAAATAGAATCTAATTCTACAGAAGCTGGTCGAATCAAAAATAGACGGGTGGATTTTACAGTTTTATCTGTTAAAGAATAGTTACATTCTTTACAACAGTCGATAGAGAGACTTAGTGAGCATCCGTTTGGTGGACTGAACGGAGGCGTACAATCCTTCATACAATAACAAAGATTTTTTTGCCACAGCTAACCTGGGATTTTCTTTTTCTTCCAAAGTTAAGTTGTCATCATAACCTTCTGTGATGGTTAAAATCACTCTTTGGATTCCTAAACTTAAAATTTCGTTCAAACCTTTTTTCCCAGATACTTGTTCGTCGATTGCATCCATTTGTTTGATGTCTTCCGAAAAGGTTTTGGGATTGATTTGGTTTCTTTTGATTTGGTTGTATATCCGTTCTGATACTGTAAGTCCTCGTTTGACAGTGGACACAAAGTCTAATAAACTTTCAGTTGTGGATTTAATTTCTGAAACCAATTGTTTTCGATCGAAAAAAGAATTTTCTGTTTTTAATTGAGATTGGATTTGGTTTCGAACAGATTGTACTAAATTGGTTTGGATTTTAATTTCGTTTTCATTACTCGCAAACTCTTTTTCAAAAAGGGAATGAGAAATTCCCTCTAGTTTGGCACCAAACTTAGTGAGGTTTGTCCAAGGATTTTCTTTCGCATGGTCTTCGAACCATTTTTTAAAGATTAACATCTTTTCATTAGTGATATAAGTTTCACCCAAGTTTCCAGTGACTTTTTTTTGAGGTAAGGCGAACAGTTGTTTGTAATTGTGTTTTTCGCGGCGAAACTTTCTGGATTCTAAATAGTTCAATCGTTCTTCGAGGACTGCTCCCTTGGAATGGGCAAGACCTTTGGTAAAACTCAAATCTTGGCCTACTAAATATATGGACTTTGCCCCCATTAGAGTGGCTAGGCTTGCCGCATTGGTAGATACGGAACCTCCAAAAGGAACGGATCCAATTTCACTAATACCAGTTCTTTCTAGTAGACCAATCAAAGGAAAAGGGGAAGAGGTCACAAAACCCTTGTTTGGCCCTTTGTCTAATCGTAAACTCAAATAGGTAGACGTAGGATCAAAAATGAGAATCCCATTCCCGGTATAATCTTCTAGGTATTGGCTGTTTAGAGCTTGCGGGTCGACAGAAAAAATCAAATCAGGATCAACACCAAAAGAGGTGAGGATGGGAAGGGCTGTATCCACGGCGAGAAGAAGAAATTGGTTTCTATACTTTCTGAGTTCCGGTATGGATTCGGAAAGACTCGGGCCTGCACCACAAACCACAATAGAGATTCCTTCTGCGATTCCAAATAGAACCGACACGGGCCGAAACTTAGATA from Leptospira noumeaensis includes:
- the prfB gene encoding peptide chain release factor 2 yields the protein MDRSLKELKKQTSEMIETFQTYWTAQNFQEDYDRLSSLIEKANDPKIWDSPDQAKTITQKRNELQLKLDPWLDLKKELIDFPDLIELTSEEMGEAGLKSLNDDFDRMFETFENLQILDALAGKDDGKAAFINIHPGAGGTESQDWADMLLRMYTRFCEQKGYRAELVDYQPGETAGIKNATLYIQGDHPFGYLKCESGVHRLVRISPFDSNKRRHTSFASVYVTPEVDDDIQVNIEEKDLRVDVYRSSGAGGQHVNTTDSAVRITHIPTGVVVSCQMERSQIKNRDTAMKMLRARLYEMEKQKAEEENAKKAGEKRDISWGSQIRSYVFHPYNLVKDHRTDFETGNVHAVMDGDLEDFIIAYLKYLTNQKANAKV
- a CDS encoding sigma 54-interacting transcriptional regulator, coding for MSVKQDISGTLRKIQKEIQQLPNITDRLNFILDMTLTLFGASTGSISIMDQEEKVLTIVAAKGMDWEKKIAAKLPFNLGVTGRAASTREIIYVPDVTLDKDYVKLIETVRSELAIPLVTRDSTIGVLNLESDKVNFFSPDIINQATLFASQLTIVILEERIAKEAFEKSKREEDPVEEILGYDPSILFLKHRIRQVGPSDTSVMIIGEEGAGKNLIAKALHYISQRKNGPFFTVDCSGLSYELLEAELFGAQSGKIFNPGKLEQANGGSLYIESIGDLPSNLQTRLFHTLRDKTMPNPSAKKKDEVLNIRIFTGSKRDLLEDIQKETFSMDLYYRLAEVPLRVSPLRERRGDVPLLAHHFLYQYNKQYGRNKTFSTDALRALTGMPWSGNVRQLQSVIQYAVLVPPETVLEPHSFSQDGKRDTEVPTKVQSFGVGTEILSPSENLSLNIAIERLEAIWIKEAFQRVSTQEEAAKLLGISRGSLQYKIKNNQFLDGFNT
- a CDS encoding OmpA family protein; protein product: MADSYYRTISGKQYDNELLEIAEKATKRSKAPIGKNVAKTLFDAIKDGGDYTDVEKRTVKYIRDNFKFSPEADEYLRSEIRKWAAKISVPAAKKKSSTKASAKKETTTKRSSARSSKSSVEGFTPYTDSYEFGETSHDEIAPTPEYNELVALNKFQITPKQNRLGRIILLSLIFVFFIVLIIFGIRSCNRSSKSSENINQETNVSSESTGSRSLERVELSQGKVSSRFESRASAIRYINDLQIRFIKQSMQTEDSANDKIATLAEALKAYPGVRIRVKGHTCFIGEMDENKILSDERAKFIFDELVKNGVSATQLDYRGFGETAEIESNSTEAGRIKNRRVDFTVLSVKE
- a CDS encoding motility associated factor glycosyltransferase family protein encodes the protein MNHSYLEKNLAALPSQLAELIQNSGNQSPKANTFDSEINPSYQLTKSKVGDPTLELDGVWIHSRFDPKKEAERFATELPHDGSERIYLLFGAGLGYIIPYLIEREKVTIIWMEPHTFFISEAFQIFDFSKPLLEGKLVIITGEGMEEQLSDAVKGKGTHPISFVPHRGAWQWRESDYIKLRYTAEQMFHKKDVNLATLTRFEKIWAKNICYNLPELSKFRPVSVLFGIAEGISIVVCGAGPSLSESIPELRKYRNQFLLLAVDTALPILTSFGVDPDLIFSVDPQALNSQYLEDYTGNGILIFDPTSTYLSLRLDKGPNKGFVTSSPFPLIGLLERTGISEIGSVPFGGSVSTNAASLATLMGAKSIYLVGQDLSFTKGLAHSKGAVLEERLNYLESRKFRREKHNYKQLFALPQKKVTGNLGETYITNEKMLIFKKWFEDHAKENPWTNLTKFGAKLEGISHSLFEKEFASNENEIKIQTNLVQSVRNQIQSQLKTENSFFDRKQLVSEIKSTTESLLDFVSTVKRGLTVSERIYNQIKRNQINPKTFSEDIKQMDAIDEQVSGKKGLNEILSLGIQRVILTITEGYDDNLTLEEKENPRLAVAKKSLLLYEGLYASVQSTKRMLTKSLYRLL